In Daphnia magna isolate NIES linkage group LG5, ASM2063170v1.1, whole genome shotgun sequence, a single genomic region encodes these proteins:
- the LOC116923661 gene encoding stress-associated endoplasmic reticulum protein 2, whose amino-acid sequence MVASQRMKVANEKASKYVTMRGNVPKSSKSNEDSSPVGPWLLGLFVFVVCGSAVFQIIQSIRMA is encoded by the exons ATGGTGGCTTCTCAAAGAATGAAGGTAGCTAACGAAAAAGCCAGCAAATACGTCACCATGAGAGGAAATGTGCCCAAATCAAGC AAATCAAATGAAGATTCCTCCCCTGTTGGTCCCTGGCTCTTGGGATTGTTCGTCTTTGTTGTCTGTGGATCAG CTGTGTTTCAAATCATCCAAAGCATCCGTATGGCATAG
- the LOC116923656 gene encoding transport and Golgi organization protein 2: MCILFVYVNPKPEPGGYKIILASNRDESLSRPALPAHEWLPNHGGVYGGIDMQPGKEGGTWLAMNKHGRISVLLNVGQSDSETAVITDPSSGRGFYAVEWVTNMKKDMQGIFNIVKEKHGNREQTFRLVAFDTNGEPKVGTLTYAGSKHDGFLEEFLPPGVHALGNNTPDITWNKIVNGKKEFESIIKNTFSWNNRQDLLDSLIMLLGSREKHWPDPGIVQQMKGSDLVMQGLSAIFVDISRVYGTRTQTVILISYENEALFYERTMEGASGDQPVAWIESHHAFNLETDDCSIGDLSGKSDQFIVSLLEILT, encoded by the exons ATGTGTATCTTGTTTGTTTATGTAAATCCAAAGCCAGAACCTGGTGGTTACAAAATAATTCTAGCAAGTAATCGGGACGAATCGCTGTCTAGGCCTGCTCTACCTGCACATGAATGGTTGCCAAACCATGGTGGAGTATATGGAG gAATTGATATGCAACCTGGTAAGGAAGGTGGAACTTGGCTAGCTATGAACAAGCATGGAAGAATAAGTGTCCTTTTGAATGTTGGCCAAAGTGACAGCGAAACTGCTGTTATTACTGACCCATCTTCTGGAAGAGGTTTTTATGCAGTTGAATGGGTCACAAATATGAAAAAGGATATGCAAGGAATATTCAATATTGTTAAAGAGAAACATGGAAACCGTGAACAGACCTTTAGGCTTGTTGCATTTGATACAAA TGGGGAACCTAAAGTAGGAACGCTTACCTACGCGGGTAGTAAGCATGATGGATTTCTTGAGGAATTTCTGCCTCCTGGAGTGCATGCTTTGGGAAATAATACCCCTGACATTACTTGGAATAAGATAGTcaatgggaaaaaggaatTTGAGTCCATCATTAAAAACACTTTTTCTTGGAACAACAGACAAGACCTTTTAGACTCCCTTATTATGCTGTTGGGAAGCAGGGAAAA ACATTGGCCAGATCCTGGGATTGTACAACAGATGAAAGGTTCAGATTTGGTTATGCAAGGCCTAAGTGCAATATTTGTGGACATCTCTAGGGTTTATGGGACCAG AACACAAACTGTGATTTTAATCAGTTATGAGAACGAGGCACTATTTTACGAAAGAACAATGGAAGGTGCTTCGGGTGATCAACCAGTTGCGTGGATTGAAAGCCACCATGCATTTAATTTAGAAACAGA TGATTGTTCAATTGGTGATCTATCCGGGAAAAGCGACCAGTTTATTGTAAGCTTGCTCGAGATTTTGACTTAG
- the LOC116923665 gene encoding RNA-binding protein 1 isoform X2, which produces MSRHREWDLKCKVYVGNLGNNTARGDLEASFSKYGALKNVWVARNPPGFAFVEYEDPRDAEDAVRAMDGSRICGSRVRVEMSSGRARERNGPRGGGGGGDRGGDRSRGGPRGGADFRGRSRSPVRRRPTRSPSRSPPPRRRASRSFSRERRYY; this is translated from the exons ATGTCGCGCCATCGTGAATGGGATTTGAAATGCAAAGTTTATGTTGGCAATCTGGGCAACAATACAGCTAGAGGTGACCTGGAAGCATCCTTTAGCAAATATGGAGCCCTGAAAAATGTTTGGGTTGCTAGAAATCCTCCTGGCTTTGCATTTGTAGAATATGAGGACCCAAGAGATGCTGAAGATGCAGTTAGAGCCATGGATGGATC GAGAATTTGTGGTTCTCGTGTTAGGGTAGAGATGTCATCCGGCAGAGCTAGGGAAAGAAATGGACCAAGAGGAGGTGGAGGAGGCGGCGATCGCGGCGGTGACCGCTCCCGCGGTGGCCCGCGTGGCGGTGCCGACTTCCGCGGAAG GTCCCGATCGCCCGTACGTCGTCGTCCCACCCGCAGCCCATCGCGCTCTCCTCCACCACGGCGCCGAGCTTCGCGCTCCTTCTCTCGCGAAAGACG ATATTACTAG
- the LOC116923645 gene encoding microprocessor complex subunit DGCR8 isoform X2, with protein sequence MESMKISLSDSQLLHDVDPEDPDGDGLYKDFSNMREFHVLDEIVETNANDDDECKENSETDFSSSNEGDSEEDYDIQDEEIDAMLEEGLPEEMKSRKKFKKADGTSKPSANGDASLAYEEKEKIVLEEKGKNHFEVLPENWVQVTHNSGMPIYLHKPTRVCTLAKPYFLGPGSARKHAVPISAVPCLHYQRAKEKEEKKAEELSKASANTTEDGATPMVPEIPCARIESVQENQAAHSLNGVQLREYCCKRFDFKTVRLMRFKTWAARRKHTKLRKQRQVYPVTNIALNEDRRSVTGTNYSADEDEDVKLLKTAELGRPTLPKGTKLITFPIGHSIPTTHSDPTSQTEGQSAAGGTNGGSRREWIMNPAGKSYVCILHEYVQHALKKQPAYTFKEIENAATPYSATVLINGMQYGTGVGSSKKAAKAEAAKATLEVLIPQMKEKILDEAEPGHKGPNHQSDLDLSFFNEIRIEDPRVAELCAKTSEPSPYAILLTCLQRNFGLGDKNVKYELKTLKHQKNEVIMTVGKHTVQVPCKNKRDGKQRAAQAILQALHPHISSWGSLLRLYGSHSLKTVKEKKQEEQQITLLQSKAAVNAPNYAILNKLRQEMLKLRQMREAVQPIGRFIPPDDVGMPSTSGADLKNVDL encoded by the exons ATGGAGAGTATGAAAATTTCTTTGAGTGATTCACAGTTGCTTCATGATGTCGATCCAGAAGACCCTGATGGAGATGGGCTTTACAAAGATTTTAGTAATATGCGAGAGTTTCATGTATTGGATGAAATTGTTGAAACAAATGCAAACGATGATGATGAGTGCAAGGAAAATTCAGAGACAGATTTTAGTAGTTCTAATGAAGGAGACAGTGAAGAAGATTATGATATTCAAGATGAAGAAATAGATGCTATGCTAGAGGAAG GTTTGCCAGAGGAAATGAAAAGCagaaagaaattcaaaaaggcAGATGGTACTTCCAAACCATCAGCCAATGGTGATGCAAGCTTGGCATAcgaggagaaggaaaaaattgtTCTTGAGG AAAAGGGTAAAAACCATTTTGAAGTTTTGCCCGAGAACTGGGTGCAAGTGACGCATAACAGTGGAATGCCCATCTACCTACACAAGCCAACACGGGTTTGCACGCTCGCTAAGCCCTATTTCCTCGGACCTGGAAGTGCCAGG AAACACGCAGTGCCAATCAGCGCAGTACCCTGCCTTCATTACCAAAGAGCCAAggagaaagaggaaaagaaagcaGAAGAGTTATCAAAGGCCTCAGCTAACACAACAGAAGACGGGGCCACACCTATGGTTCCCGAGATTCCCTGTGCTCGCATCGAATCAGTTCAAGAAAACCAAGCAGCACATTCACTCAATGGAGTTCAACTGCGCGAGTACTGCTGTAAGCGGTTCGATTTCAAGACCGTCCGTCTCATGCGATTCAA AACATGGGCAGCTAGACGAAAGCATACCAAGCTGCGAAAGCAACGACAAGTTTACCCAGTTACGAATATTGCCTTGAATGAAGACAGGAGATCCGTAACTGGCACAAATTATAGTGCGGATGAGGATGAGGATGTCAAACTTTTGAAAACGGCTGAACTTGGCCGGCCAACTTTGCCTAAAGGAACCAAGCTAATAACTTTCCCAATCGGACATTCCATCCCTACTACCCACAGTGACCCTACCTCCCAGACAGAGGGTCAAAGTGCGGCTGGGGGAACCAATGG GGGATCGCGACGTGAATGGATTATGAATCCCGCAGGAAAGAGCTACGTTTGCATTCTCCATGAATACGTTCAACATGCGCTAAAGAAACAACCTGCTTATACGTTTAAAGAAATCG AGAATGCAGCTACACCGTACAGCGCAACAGTGTTAATTAATGGTATGCAGTATGGCACGGGAGTTGGCTCGAGCAAGAAGGCTGCCAAGGCCGAAGCAGCAAAGGCAACGCTAGAAGTTCTCATTCCGCAAATGAAGGAAAAGATATTGGACGAAGCTGAACCGGGACACAAGGGACCAAATCATCAATCTGACCTAGACCTATCC TTTTTCAACGAAATTCGAATCGAGGATCCTCGCGTTGCCGAATTGTGTGCCAAAACAAGCGAACCCTCTCCATATGCCATACTGCTCACATGTCTTCAAAG AAACTTTGGTTTAGGCGATAAAAACGTAAAGTACGAACTGAAAACCCTCAAACATCAGAAGAACGAAGTAATTATGACGGTTGGAAAGCACACTGTTCAAGTACCATGCAAGAATAAAAGAGATGGTAAACAGAGGGCAGCCCAGGCTATTCTCCAA GCGCTGCATCCACACATCTCCAGTTGGGGTTCACTGCTGCGCCTCTACGGTTCGCATTCGCTCAAAACGGTCAAAGAGAAGAAGCAAGAAGAACAGCAGATCACTTTACTCCAGAGCAAAGCAGCCGTCAATGCGCCGAATTATGCCATTTTGAACAAGTTGAGACAAGAAATGCTGAAGCTCAGACAAATGAGG GAAGCTGTACAGCCGATAGGCCGTTTTATTCCGCCAGATGATGTAGGCATGCCTTCAACATCCGGCGCCGATCTAAAAAATGTCGATCTCTAA
- the LOC116923644 gene encoding cadherin-related family member 1 isoform X2, protein MKTFRPYLSWIPFTFLLLLAQFASAQDNRCFLIGGGSAETFFVSENATVGSVIGVLRIAGDPSADGDITMRLEASNETVVSIDTHSKNLTLIKALDKEGLTGPAQVMTRITCERRGPNAELSLTIPVNIRVTDANDNSPIFRNSTYFINISESTIVGSVVLQGIQALDADQPGPYSTVQYSILAGPYSDVLGFASSLEGTLVLKKAVDYETLKHFKIAIRAQDQGQPPLYTDAVVSIDINDADDQNPLFGQSRYWAHLPQPAQKGIGLEIRPEPMRAVDQDAGINASIRYAWNAGGAEYQDFFLDPLNGSVYLNRSLEDNELVQPVILVVKAHQVDNLDRYALTTLTVSRSWSFSPQLQYLQRRYSVQVLENVPVETIILAMAINKPIDQTIRFVMESHNGTDQAFSVDKMGEIKLERALDYEAQMTHHFVVWVTDGLTNDTATVEVTVLDVNDCDPRFDLAEYEFIVKESALPVGSIIGHIRADDGDAADRVTIQLKGPESRAFNVHENGDVIFSDPSALNSTVIHLMAVARDSGIPPRQTSVPVKINLPVDFLMMNGSGITLSTADGSGLLLIILGILLGILSLIISGLAVYLCQYKRKKTQPSPLTVVQPQPKVSVGGLYSGDTSTPITATLRRIPINPLARPSCRRVVPIQSPTLSTVHNSPPPPPMPPPTPPPRQQQQQQAASNHHHNNKISSSGSGSNNNEQSPPPAPCPHHPRTFLSSSQPGAWPTDASLPRRIKKLSWEDEFNVFF, encoded by the exons ATGAAAACATTCCGCCCTTATTTGTCATGGATACCCTTCACCTTCCTTCTATTATTAGCTCAATTTGCATCGGCTCaag ACAATCGATGTTTCCTGATTGGTGGAGGATCGGCCGAGACCTTTTTCGTCAGTGAAAATGCCACAGTCGGTTCCGTTATCG GTGTTTTACGGATTGCGGGCGATCCGAGTGCCGATGGCGATATCACCATGCGCCTAGAGGCCAGCAATGAAACAGTCGTCTCCATTGACACGCACAGCAAGAATCTCACGCTTATTAAAGCTCTGGACAAAGAG GGTCTGACCGGCCCTGCCCAGGTGATGACACGAATTACTTGCGAGCGTCGTGGTCCCAACGCCGAACTA AGTTTAACGATTCCAGTCAACATTCGTGTGACGGACGCCAACGATAATTCGCCCATTTTCCGCAATTCGACCTATTTCATCAACATTTCAGAG tcAACGATAGTCGGTTCAGTCGTTTTGCAAGGCATTCAAGCGCTGGATGCAGATCAGCCTGGGCCTTATTCAACTGTACAGTACTCTATTCTAGCTGGGCCTTATTCG GACGTACTTGGATTCGCTAGCAGCTTGGAGGGTACCCTAGTATTAAAGAAAGCTGTCGATTATGAAACActgaaacatttcaaaatcgCAATCAGAGCGCag gaTCAGGGACAACCTCCTCTATACACGGACGCTGTGGTTAGCATCGACATAAACGACGCCGACGACCAGAACCCACTGTTTGGCCAGTCACGATACTGGGCTCATTTACCCCAGCCCGCTCAAAAA GGAATCGGTCTAGAAATCCGACCGGAACCGATGCGCGCCGTCGATCAGGATGCCGGAATCAACGCGTCTATTCGTTATGCCTGGAACGCCG GAGGAGCAGAGTACCAAGATTTCTTTCTTGACCCATTAAACGGTTCCGTCTATCTGAATCGGAGTTTAGAAGATAACGAGCTAGTCCAGCCTGTCATTCTCGTCGTCAAG gctcACCAAGTTGATAACCTCGACCGTTACGCATTAACCACTTTAACCGTTAGCCGGAGTTGGTCGTTTTCACCTCAATTGCAATACCTCCAACGACGCTACTCGGTTCAAGTACTGGAGAATGTCCCGGTCGAAACCATCATTTTGGCCATGGCCATCAACAAACCCATCGATCAG ACCATTCGCTTCGTAATGGAAAGTCACAATGGAACGGATCAAGCCTTCAGTGTCGATAAGATGGGCGAAATCAAGTTGGAACGCGCGTTGGATTACGAAGCACAGATGACTCACCACTTCGTTGTATGGGTCACGGATGGACTAACG AATGATACGGCGACGGTTGAGGTTACCGTCCTGGATGTCAACGACTGCGATCCGCGTTTCGATTTGGCCGAATACGAATTCATTGTCAAAGAGTCGGCCTTGCCCGTCGGCTCCATCATCGGACACATCCGCGCAGATGACGGCGATGCAGCCGACCGTGTTACTATACAATTAAAAGGACCAGAATCCAG GGCGTTTAATGTGCATGAGAACGGAGACGTCATTTTCAGCGATCCGTCAGCTCTCAATTCGACAGTTATTCATCTGATGGCGGTGGCACGCGATTCCGGCATTCCTCCTCGACAG aCGTCTGTTCCTGTCAAGATCAACTTACCAGTCGATTTCCTGATGATGAACGGAAGCGGCATTACTTTATCCACCGCCGACGGCAGTGGGCTATTGTTAATCATCTTGGGAATATTGCTGGGCATTTTATCTCTCATCATCTCTGGTCTGGCCGTCTACCTCTGTCAATA CAAACGGAAAAAGACCCAACCCAGTCCTTTAACGGTTGTCCAGCCGCAACCTAAAGTCAGTGTCGGTGGACTTTACAGCGGCGACACTTCAACGCCCATCACGGCGACCCTACGCCGCATTCCCATCAATCCCCTTGCCAGGCCGTCTTGCCGCCGCGTGGTGCCCATTCAGAGTCCGACTCTGAGCACCGTCCACAATTCACCACCTCCTCCACCAATGCCACCACCTACTCCCCCACCcaggcagcagcagcagcaacaggcGGCTAGCAATCACCACCACAATAACAAGATCTCTTCCAGCGGCAGcggcagcaacaacaacgaaCAGTCCCCGCCACCAGCGCCCTGTCCGCACCATCCGCGAACTTTCTTGAGCAGCAGTCAACCGGGCGCCTGGCCGACTGACGCCTCATTACCCAGAAGGATCAAGAAACTCAGTTGGGAAGACGAGTTCAACGTCTTCTTctaa
- the LOC116923644 gene encoding cadherin EGF LAG seven-pass G-type receptor 1 isoform X1, producing the protein MKTFRPYLSWIPFTFLLLLAQFASAQDNRCFLIGGGSAETFFVSENATVGSVIGVLRIAGDPSADGDITMRLEASNETVVSIDTHSKNLTLIKALDKEGLTGPAQVMTRITCERRGPNAELSLTIPVNIRVTDANDNSPIFRNSTYFINISESTIVGSVVLQGIQALDADQPGPYSTVQYSILAGPYSDVLGFASSLEGTLVLKKAVDYETLKHFKIAIRAQDQGQPPLYTDAVVSIDINDADDQNPLFGQSRYWAHLPQPAQKGIGLEIRPEPMRAVDQDAGINASIRYAWNAGGAEYQDFFLDPLNGSVYLNRSLEDNELVQPVILVVKAHQVDNLDRYALTTLTVSRSWSFSPQLQYLQRRYSVQVLENVPVETIILAMAINKPIDQTIRFVMESHNGTDQAFSVDKMGEIKLERALDYEAQMTHHFVVWVTDGLTVLFTTSHRIIRLVTVKCLQNDTATVEVTVLDVNDCDPRFDLAEYEFIVKESALPVGSIIGHIRADDGDAADRVTIQLKGPESRAFNVHENGDVIFSDPSALNSTVIHLMAVARDSGIPPRQTSVPVKINLPVDFLMMNGSGITLSTADGSGLLLIILGILLGILSLIISGLAVYLCQYKRKKTQPSPLTVVQPQPKVSVGGLYSGDTSTPITATLRRIPINPLARPSCRRVVPIQSPTLSTVHNSPPPPPMPPPTPPPRQQQQQQAASNHHHNNKISSSGSGSNNNEQSPPPAPCPHHPRTFLSSSQPGAWPTDASLPRRIKKLSWEDEFNVFF; encoded by the exons ATGAAAACATTCCGCCCTTATTTGTCATGGATACCCTTCACCTTCCTTCTATTATTAGCTCAATTTGCATCGGCTCaag ACAATCGATGTTTCCTGATTGGTGGAGGATCGGCCGAGACCTTTTTCGTCAGTGAAAATGCCACAGTCGGTTCCGTTATCG GTGTTTTACGGATTGCGGGCGATCCGAGTGCCGATGGCGATATCACCATGCGCCTAGAGGCCAGCAATGAAACAGTCGTCTCCATTGACACGCACAGCAAGAATCTCACGCTTATTAAAGCTCTGGACAAAGAG GGTCTGACCGGCCCTGCCCAGGTGATGACACGAATTACTTGCGAGCGTCGTGGTCCCAACGCCGAACTA AGTTTAACGATTCCAGTCAACATTCGTGTGACGGACGCCAACGATAATTCGCCCATTTTCCGCAATTCGACCTATTTCATCAACATTTCAGAG tcAACGATAGTCGGTTCAGTCGTTTTGCAAGGCATTCAAGCGCTGGATGCAGATCAGCCTGGGCCTTATTCAACTGTACAGTACTCTATTCTAGCTGGGCCTTATTCG GACGTACTTGGATTCGCTAGCAGCTTGGAGGGTACCCTAGTATTAAAGAAAGCTGTCGATTATGAAACActgaaacatttcaaaatcgCAATCAGAGCGCag gaTCAGGGACAACCTCCTCTATACACGGACGCTGTGGTTAGCATCGACATAAACGACGCCGACGACCAGAACCCACTGTTTGGCCAGTCACGATACTGGGCTCATTTACCCCAGCCCGCTCAAAAA GGAATCGGTCTAGAAATCCGACCGGAACCGATGCGCGCCGTCGATCAGGATGCCGGAATCAACGCGTCTATTCGTTATGCCTGGAACGCCG GAGGAGCAGAGTACCAAGATTTCTTTCTTGACCCATTAAACGGTTCCGTCTATCTGAATCGGAGTTTAGAAGATAACGAGCTAGTCCAGCCTGTCATTCTCGTCGTCAAG gctcACCAAGTTGATAACCTCGACCGTTACGCATTAACCACTTTAACCGTTAGCCGGAGTTGGTCGTTTTCACCTCAATTGCAATACCTCCAACGACGCTACTCGGTTCAAGTACTGGAGAATGTCCCGGTCGAAACCATCATTTTGGCCATGGCCATCAACAAACCCATCGATCAG ACCATTCGCTTCGTAATGGAAAGTCACAATGGAACGGATCAAGCCTTCAGTGTCGATAAGATGGGCGAAATCAAGTTGGAACGCGCGTTGGATTACGAAGCACAGATGACTCACCACTTCGTTGTATGGGTCACGGATGGACTAACGGTATTGTTCACTACATCGCACCGTATCATTCGATTAGTTACCGTGAAATGTTTGCAGAATGATACGGCGACGGTTGAGGTTACCGTCCTGGATGTCAACGACTGCGATCCGCGTTTCGATTTGGCCGAATACGAATTCATTGTCAAAGAGTCGGCCTTGCCCGTCGGCTCCATCATCGGACACATCCGCGCAGATGACGGCGATGCAGCCGACCGTGTTACTATACAATTAAAAGGACCAGAATCCAG GGCGTTTAATGTGCATGAGAACGGAGACGTCATTTTCAGCGATCCGTCAGCTCTCAATTCGACAGTTATTCATCTGATGGCGGTGGCACGCGATTCCGGCATTCCTCCTCGACAG aCGTCTGTTCCTGTCAAGATCAACTTACCAGTCGATTTCCTGATGATGAACGGAAGCGGCATTACTTTATCCACCGCCGACGGCAGTGGGCTATTGTTAATCATCTTGGGAATATTGCTGGGCATTTTATCTCTCATCATCTCTGGTCTGGCCGTCTACCTCTGTCAATA CAAACGGAAAAAGACCCAACCCAGTCCTTTAACGGTTGTCCAGCCGCAACCTAAAGTCAGTGTCGGTGGACTTTACAGCGGCGACACTTCAACGCCCATCACGGCGACCCTACGCCGCATTCCCATCAATCCCCTTGCCAGGCCGTCTTGCCGCCGCGTGGTGCCCATTCAGAGTCCGACTCTGAGCACCGTCCACAATTCACCACCTCCTCCACCAATGCCACCACCTACTCCCCCACCcaggcagcagcagcagcaacaggcGGCTAGCAATCACCACCACAATAACAAGATCTCTTCCAGCGGCAGcggcagcaacaacaacgaaCAGTCCCCGCCACCAGCGCCCTGTCCGCACCATCCGCGAACTTTCTTGAGCAGCAGTCAACCGGGCGCCTGGCCGACTGACGCCTCATTACCCAGAAGGATCAAGAAACTCAGTTGGGAAGACGAGTTCAACGTCTTCTTctaa
- the LOC116923645 gene encoding microprocessor complex subunit DGCR8 isoform X1: MESMKISLSDSQLLHDVDPEDPDGDGLYKDFSNMREFHVLDEIVETNANDDDECKENSETDFSSSNEGDSEEDYDIQDEEIDAMLEEGLPEEMKSRKKFKKADGTSKPSANGDASLAYEEKEKIVLEEKGKNHFEVLPENWVQVTHNSGMPIYLHKPTRVCTLAKPYFLGPGSARKHAVPISAVPCLHYQRAKEKEEKKAEELSKASANTTEDGATPMVPEIPCARIESVQENQAAHSLNGVQLREYCCKRFDFKTVRLMRFKTWAARRKHTKLRKQRQVYPVTNIALNEDRRSVTGTNYSADEDEDVKLLKTAELGRPTLPKGTKLITFPIGHSIPTTHSDPTSQTEGQSAAGGTNGGSRREWIMNPAGKSYVCILHEYVQHALKKQPAYTFKEIENAATPYSATVLINGMQYGTGVGSSKKAAKAEAAKATLEVLIPQMKEKILDEAEPGHKGPNHQSDLDLSQFFNEIRIEDPRVAELCAKTSEPSPYAILLTCLQRNFGLGDKNVKYELKTLKHQKNEVIMTVGKHTVQVPCKNKRDGKQRAAQAILQALHPHISSWGSLLRLYGSHSLKTVKEKKQEEQQITLLQSKAAVNAPNYAILNKLRQEMLKLRQMREAVQPIGRFIPPDDVGMPSTSGADLKNVDL; encoded by the exons ATGGAGAGTATGAAAATTTCTTTGAGTGATTCACAGTTGCTTCATGATGTCGATCCAGAAGACCCTGATGGAGATGGGCTTTACAAAGATTTTAGTAATATGCGAGAGTTTCATGTATTGGATGAAATTGTTGAAACAAATGCAAACGATGATGATGAGTGCAAGGAAAATTCAGAGACAGATTTTAGTAGTTCTAATGAAGGAGACAGTGAAGAAGATTATGATATTCAAGATGAAGAAATAGATGCTATGCTAGAGGAAG GTTTGCCAGAGGAAATGAAAAGCagaaagaaattcaaaaaggcAGATGGTACTTCCAAACCATCAGCCAATGGTGATGCAAGCTTGGCATAcgaggagaaggaaaaaattgtTCTTGAGG AAAAGGGTAAAAACCATTTTGAAGTTTTGCCCGAGAACTGGGTGCAAGTGACGCATAACAGTGGAATGCCCATCTACCTACACAAGCCAACACGGGTTTGCACGCTCGCTAAGCCCTATTTCCTCGGACCTGGAAGTGCCAGG AAACACGCAGTGCCAATCAGCGCAGTACCCTGCCTTCATTACCAAAGAGCCAAggagaaagaggaaaagaaagcaGAAGAGTTATCAAAGGCCTCAGCTAACACAACAGAAGACGGGGCCACACCTATGGTTCCCGAGATTCCCTGTGCTCGCATCGAATCAGTTCAAGAAAACCAAGCAGCACATTCACTCAATGGAGTTCAACTGCGCGAGTACTGCTGTAAGCGGTTCGATTTCAAGACCGTCCGTCTCATGCGATTCAA AACATGGGCAGCTAGACGAAAGCATACCAAGCTGCGAAAGCAACGACAAGTTTACCCAGTTACGAATATTGCCTTGAATGAAGACAGGAGATCCGTAACTGGCACAAATTATAGTGCGGATGAGGATGAGGATGTCAAACTTTTGAAAACGGCTGAACTTGGCCGGCCAACTTTGCCTAAAGGAACCAAGCTAATAACTTTCCCAATCGGACATTCCATCCCTACTACCCACAGTGACCCTACCTCCCAGACAGAGGGTCAAAGTGCGGCTGGGGGAACCAATGG GGGATCGCGACGTGAATGGATTATGAATCCCGCAGGAAAGAGCTACGTTTGCATTCTCCATGAATACGTTCAACATGCGCTAAAGAAACAACCTGCTTATACGTTTAAAGAAATCG AGAATGCAGCTACACCGTACAGCGCAACAGTGTTAATTAATGGTATGCAGTATGGCACGGGAGTTGGCTCGAGCAAGAAGGCTGCCAAGGCCGAAGCAGCAAAGGCAACGCTAGAAGTTCTCATTCCGCAAATGAAGGAAAAGATATTGGACGAAGCTGAACCGGGACACAAGGGACCAAATCATCAATCTGACCTAGACCTATCC CAGTTTTTCAACGAAATTCGAATCGAGGATCCTCGCGTTGCCGAATTGTGTGCCAAAACAAGCGAACCCTCTCCATATGCCATACTGCTCACATGTCTTCAAAG AAACTTTGGTTTAGGCGATAAAAACGTAAAGTACGAACTGAAAACCCTCAAACATCAGAAGAACGAAGTAATTATGACGGTTGGAAAGCACACTGTTCAAGTACCATGCAAGAATAAAAGAGATGGTAAACAGAGGGCAGCCCAGGCTATTCTCCAA GCGCTGCATCCACACATCTCCAGTTGGGGTTCACTGCTGCGCCTCTACGGTTCGCATTCGCTCAAAACGGTCAAAGAGAAGAAGCAAGAAGAACAGCAGATCACTTTACTCCAGAGCAAAGCAGCCGTCAATGCGCCGAATTATGCCATTTTGAACAAGTTGAGACAAGAAATGCTGAAGCTCAGACAAATGAGG GAAGCTGTACAGCCGATAGGCCGTTTTATTCCGCCAGATGATGTAGGCATGCCTTCAACATCCGGCGCCGATCTAAAAAATGTCGATCTCTAA
- the LOC116923665 gene encoding RNA-binding protein 1 isoform X1, with protein sequence MSRHREWDLKCKVYVGNLGNNTARGDLEASFSKYGALKNVWVARNPPGFAFVEYEDPRDAEDAVRAMDGSRICGSRVRVEMSSGRARERNGPRGGGGGGDRGGDRSRGGPRGGADFRGRSRSPVRRRPTRSPSRSPPPRRRASRSFSRERRSRSNSYGYDREKD encoded by the exons ATGTCGCGCCATCGTGAATGGGATTTGAAATGCAAAGTTTATGTTGGCAATCTGGGCAACAATACAGCTAGAGGTGACCTGGAAGCATCCTTTAGCAAATATGGAGCCCTGAAAAATGTTTGGGTTGCTAGAAATCCTCCTGGCTTTGCATTTGTAGAATATGAGGACCCAAGAGATGCTGAAGATGCAGTTAGAGCCATGGATGGATC GAGAATTTGTGGTTCTCGTGTTAGGGTAGAGATGTCATCCGGCAGAGCTAGGGAAAGAAATGGACCAAGAGGAGGTGGAGGAGGCGGCGATCGCGGCGGTGACCGCTCCCGCGGTGGCCCGCGTGGCGGTGCCGACTTCCGCGGAAG GTCCCGATCGCCCGTACGTCGTCGTCCCACCCGCAGCCCATCGCGCTCTCCTCCACCACGGCGCCGAGCTTCGCGCTCCTTCTCTCGCGAAAGACG ATCCCGCTCCAACAGCTATGGATACGACCGTGAAAAGGATTAA